A genomic window from Triticum urartu cultivar G1812 chromosome 7, Tu2.1, whole genome shotgun sequence includes:
- the LOC125518322 gene encoding ABC transporter G family member 50-like: MMDVTSTSMEVQHNMDFAILYEESSLHREAEDLVEQLSIPLPNSENLCFSHSFAHNGWIQLKACLWKQNITYWRSPQYNLRHIMMTVISALIYGVLFWKHAKVLNNEQDMLSVFGAMYLGFTTIGAFIT, encoded by the exons ATGATGGATGTAACATCGACATCAATGGAGGTCCAACACAATATGGACTTTGCAATTTTGTATGAAGAGTCGTCACTGCATAG AGAAGCTGAAGATCTAGTGGAGCAGCTAAGTATCCCATTACCAAATTCAGAAAATCTATGTTTCTCCCATAGTTTTGCACATAATGGCTGGATTCAACTTAAAGCTTGCTTGTGGAAACAAAACATAACTTACTGGAGAAGTCCTCAGTATAACTTGAGGCACATTATGATGACTGTCATATCTGCCCTGATCTACGGAGTATTGTTCTGGAAGCATGCAAAAGTATT AAACAACGAGCAGGACATGCTCAGTGTTTTTGGTGCAATGTATTTGGGTTTCACAACCATAGGCGCCTTCATAACCTAG